Proteins from a genomic interval of Brachybacterium vulturis:
- a CDS encoding DsbA family protein produces the protein MSRSTKFTLALIAAAALVLAGFIIFLNPDEQESAPAEGTGSASAQLVREDSPTLSEGSSDVVFVEYLDFECEACLSLYPAVEEIRAEYGDRVTFVVRYLPLHGNSVEAAKAAEAAGAQGEFEAMYKALFENAEEWSHQETSQREAFFGYAEELGLDMERFEQVYDDPATLARIEQSAADAEALGVTSTPTFFVDGERLEPTRVEDLTDPLDAALEG, from the coding sequence ATGAGCAGGAGCACAAAATTCACCCTGGCACTGATCGCAGCAGCTGCGCTGGTCCTCGCCGGGTTCATCATCTTCCTCAACCCCGACGAGCAGGAATCGGCGCCGGCCGAGGGCACGGGTTCCGCGTCAGCCCAGCTCGTGCGCGAAGACAGTCCCACGCTGTCCGAGGGCAGCAGCGACGTCGTCTTCGTGGAGTACCTCGACTTCGAATGTGAAGCCTGTCTATCCCTGTATCCCGCGGTCGAGGAGATCCGCGCCGAGTACGGCGACCGCGTGACCTTCGTGGTGCGGTACCTGCCGCTGCACGGAAATTCTGTCGAAGCCGCCAAGGCGGCCGAGGCCGCAGGTGCGCAGGGCGAGTTCGAGGCCATGTACAAGGCGCTGTTCGAGAACGCGGAGGAGTGGAGTCATCAGGAGACGTCCCAGCGGGAGGCGTTCTTCGGGTATGCCGAGGAGCTCGGCCTCGATATGGAGCGCTTCGAACAGGTCTACGACGATCCGGCCACCCTCGCGCGCATCGAGCAGAGTGCTGCCGACGCCGAGGCGCTCGGAGTCACCAGCACTCCCACCTTCTTCGTCGACGGGGAGCGGCTGGAGCCCACCCGCGTCGAGGACCTCACGGATCCTCTCGATGCCGCACTCGAAGGCTGA
- a CDS encoding vitamin K epoxide reductase family protein, with translation MLFTVTGAIGLVMAVVLLVEKIALIEDPSYVPSCSLNPVLSCGSVMDTPQASAFGIPNPIVGIAGFAAVLALGFAFLAGARVARWMSVLIQAGVTFAVLFVQWLIGQSLYEIGALCPYCMVVWAVTIPLFWFTTIHHLRALADSSTSTGRRALGLVIEFRVPVLVAWYLVILALIAVRFWDYWSTLF, from the coding sequence GTGCTCTTCACCGTCACCGGGGCTATCGGCCTGGTCATGGCCGTCGTGCTGCTGGTCGAGAAGATCGCTCTGATCGAGGACCCCAGTTACGTCCCCTCGTGCAGTCTCAATCCGGTGCTCTCCTGCGGCTCCGTGATGGACACCCCGCAGGCCTCGGCTTTCGGCATCCCGAATCCGATCGTCGGCATCGCCGGCTTCGCGGCCGTTCTCGCCCTCGGATTCGCGTTCCTCGCCGGTGCGCGCGTGGCGCGCTGGATGAGTGTGCTCATCCAGGCGGGTGTGACCTTCGCGGTGCTCTTCGTGCAGTGGCTGATCGGGCAGAGCCTGTACGAGATCGGGGCACTGTGCCCCTACTGCATGGTCGTGTGGGCAGTGACGATCCCGTTGTTCTGGTTCACCACGATCCACCATCTCCGCGCGCTGGCAGACAGCTCTACCTCGACCGGTCGGCGGGCGCTCGGTCTCGTGATCGAGTTCCGCGTCCCGGTGCTCGTGGCCTGGTACCTGGTGATCCTGGCACTCATCGCCGTGAGGTTCTGGGACTACTGGTCCACGCTGTTCTAG
- a CDS encoding TlpA family protein disulfide reductase produces MRAHSRRRILYATGLFATTGLVTACGSTDTGDRYRSEEAGYVSGNGVTTEIAPADRSEPVEFTGTSYDGERFDSTDHWGSVLVVNVWYASCPPCRVEAPDLQAIHEEYADQGVSFIGINVRDSAGPAGAFEETYGITYPSLPDSDAEIMYQLRGQVAPNAVPTTLVLDHDGRAAGRISGAIDPSILRSMLDAVLAEGAA; encoded by the coding sequence ATGCGCGCCCACTCCCGGCGACGGATTCTGTACGCCACCGGCCTCTTCGCCACCACCGGCTTGGTCACTGCCTGCGGCAGCACTGACACCGGCGATCGCTATCGCTCCGAGGAGGCCGGATACGTCTCCGGCAACGGTGTGACCACCGAGATCGCTCCCGCCGATCGCTCAGAACCCGTCGAGTTCACCGGGACCAGCTACGACGGCGAACGATTCGACTCCACGGACCACTGGGGATCGGTGCTGGTGGTCAACGTCTGGTACGCCTCCTGCCCGCCATGCCGGGTGGAGGCACCGGACCTGCAGGCCATCCACGAGGAGTACGCCGACCAGGGCGTCTCGTTCATCGGGATCAACGTCCGTGATTCGGCAGGGCCCGCCGGGGCCTTCGAGGAGACCTACGGCATCACCTACCCCTCGCTGCCGGACTCTGACGCAGAGATCATGTACCAGCTGCGGGGCCAAGTCGCGCCCAACGCGGTACCCACCACTCTCGTCCTCGACCACGATGGCCGCGCCGCAGGCCGAATCTCCGGAGCGATCGACCCCTCCATCCTGAGATCGATGCTCGACGCCGTTCTCGCCGAGGGAGCCGCGTGA
- a CDS encoding cytochrome c biogenesis CcdA family protein produces the protein MSVNGLAETFQSIALSGSLLLAITVAAIAGLIAFLSPCVLPIVPGYLGYVSGLAGQGLNPSKLPRKSPENTGKARRPRTLFREGTGRMLGGSVLFVAGFAVVFMALGGFAGAVGYLLQAHAVWINRVAGVIVIVMGLIFMGVFPRLTGNFQVSRRRPDAGLLGAPLMGFVFGLSWTPCIGPTYAAIIALSLDAGADGGSAARGATLALAYSLGLGIPFVLSALLLDRAMGVSRALARHRRLIGVLSGALLIAIGLLLLTGTWASWMDQLQGSIATFQPIV, from the coding sequence GTGAGCGTCAATGGACTCGCGGAGACCTTCCAATCGATCGCCCTGTCCGGGTCTCTGCTCCTGGCCATCACCGTCGCCGCGATCGCTGGCCTGATCGCGTTCCTCTCACCGTGCGTGCTGCCCATCGTGCCGGGCTACCTCGGTTACGTCTCCGGGCTTGCCGGGCAAGGACTGAACCCCAGCAAGCTACCCCGGAAATCGCCTGAGAATACCGGGAAGGCGCGACGACCGAGAACCCTCTTCCGTGAGGGAACTGGGAGAATGCTGGGTGGCAGCGTGCTGTTCGTCGCGGGCTTCGCGGTGGTATTCATGGCGCTGGGCGGATTCGCTGGCGCGGTGGGATACCTCCTTCAGGCGCACGCAGTCTGGATCAACCGAGTGGCCGGCGTGATCGTCATCGTGATGGGACTCATTTTCATGGGGGTATTCCCTCGATTGACAGGAAATTTCCAGGTGTCCAGGAGACGCCCTGATGCGGGCCTTCTTGGAGCGCCGCTGATGGGCTTCGTCTTCGGACTGAGCTGGACACCCTGCATCGGCCCGACCTACGCCGCGATCATCGCGCTCTCCCTCGATGCCGGCGCCGACGGAGGGTCAGCAGCTCGAGGCGCGACACTGGCCCTCGCGTACTCGCTCGGACTCGGCATCCCCTTCGTGCTCAGCGCCCTGCTGCTCGACAGAGCGATGGGTGTGAGCAGGGCACTTGCCCGCCATCGCCGACTCATCGGTGTCCTATCCGGAGCGCTGCTCATCGCGATCGGCCTACTGCTACTCACGGGAACGTGGGCCTCCTGGATGGATCAGCTCCAAGGCTCCATCGCCACCTTCCAGCCCATCGTGTGA
- a CDS encoding C40 family peptidase has protein sequence MATSNSHRAAGRAVTPLRHSGRALRGTGGAAVLGTVLLGSAFAGGAAQAAPAAPATVPSAVTQAAAPVAPASVQALSSSEKLRWGSQGASVEQLQSALNDEGSSLAVDGKFGPRTHGAVKDYQQTNGLQVDGVVGPETRGSLNGSAPGVGGGGASVPAPASSSSSTGQAIVDAARTQMGAAYSWGSSNPGVSFDCSGLTQYAYKQVGIDLPRTSGQQVDAGTQISKSEAQPGDLVVWPGHMGIYAGGDKVVDAGRSPGAVTERTIWGNPTFVSFR, from the coding sequence ATGGCCACGAGCAATTCCCATCGCGCGGCCGGCCGCGCAGTCACCCCCCTTCGCCACAGCGGACGTGCCCTGCGCGGCACCGGCGGCGCCGCCGTCCTCGGCACCGTGCTCCTCGGCTCCGCCTTCGCCGGTGGTGCGGCCCAGGCAGCACCCGCAGCTCCCGCGACCGTGCCGTCCGCGGTCACGCAGGCCGCCGCACCCGTTGCTCCGGCTTCGGTGCAGGCTCTGTCGTCCTCCGAGAAGCTCCGCTGGGGATCCCAGGGGGCCTCGGTCGAGCAGCTCCAGTCCGCGCTGAACGATGAGGGATCCTCTCTTGCCGTCGACGGAAAGTTCGGCCCGCGCACCCATGGCGCGGTGAAGGATTACCAGCAGACCAACGGCCTGCAGGTCGATGGCGTGGTGGGCCCCGAGACGCGCGGCTCCCTGAACGGTTCGGCCCCCGGTGTCGGCGGTGGTGGTGCGTCGGTTCCTGCGCCCGCATCCTCCTCCAGCAGCACCGGGCAGGCGATCGTCGACGCCGCACGGACCCAGATGGGTGCCGCCTACTCCTGGGGCTCGAGCAACCCGGGCGTGAGCTTCGACTGCTCCGGCCTGACCCAGTACGCCTACAAGCAGGTCGGCATTGATCTTCCGCGCACCTCGGGCCAGCAGGTCGACGCCGGCACCCAGATCTCCAAGTCCGAGGCCCAGCCCGGCGACCTCGTCGTGTGGCCCGGCCACATGGGCATCTACGCCGGCGGCGACAAGGTCGTCGATGCAGGCCGCTCCCCCGGCGCCGTCACCGAGCGCACCATCTGGGGCAACCCCACCTTCGTCTCCTTCCGCTGA
- a CDS encoding cation diffusion facilitator family transporter has protein sequence MSSGHDHSHGGNGSSTARTRLAIAFAITSVIVLAQAVGSVVTGSLALLTDTAHALVDASGLLVALIAATMMLRPASSGRTWGFARIEVLAALAQATLLIVVGTYTAVEGISRLTDPPEIASGELLIFGVIGLVANIAAILILAGGKDSSLNMRAAFLEVLNDALGSLGVITAAIVIQVTGFQQADALAGLFIAALIVPRAFRIMAETLRILMEYTPKGVDLDQVREHILALDHVQDVHDLHASAIGSNLPIISAHVVVGEECFESAHALRILEEVHVCVRTHFPIAFEHATIQLESPSVHRGESERPLHT, from the coding sequence ATGAGCTCAGGACACGACCACTCGCACGGCGGCAACGGGTCGAGCACCGCCCGAACGCGACTCGCCATCGCCTTCGCGATCACCTCCGTCATCGTGCTCGCACAAGCAGTCGGGAGCGTCGTCACCGGCAGTCTTGCCCTGCTCACGGACACGGCGCACGCCCTCGTCGACGCCTCCGGTCTGCTGGTCGCGCTGATCGCGGCGACGATGATGCTGCGCCCGGCCAGCAGCGGCCGAACCTGGGGGTTCGCTCGCATCGAGGTGCTGGCAGCCTTGGCTCAGGCCACGCTCTTGATTGTGGTCGGCACCTACACCGCCGTCGAGGGCATCTCGCGACTGACGGACCCCCCAGAGATCGCTTCGGGTGAGCTGCTCATCTTCGGCGTGATCGGGCTGGTCGCGAACATCGCCGCGATCCTCATCCTGGCCGGAGGCAAGGATTCGAGCCTGAACATGCGTGCCGCGTTCCTCGAGGTGCTCAATGACGCTCTCGGTTCGCTCGGCGTGATCACGGCCGCGATCGTGATCCAGGTGACCGGGTTCCAGCAGGCCGATGCACTGGCCGGTTTGTTCATCGCCGCGCTGATCGTGCCCCGCGCGTTCCGCATCATGGCCGAGACGCTGCGGATTCTCATGGAGTACACCCCGAAGGGTGTGGACCTCGATCAGGTGCGAGAGCACATCCTCGCGCTCGACCACGTCCAGGACGTCCACGACCTGCACGCCTCGGCGATCGGGAGCAATCTGCCGATCATCTCGGCGCACGTCGTCGTCGGGGAGGAGTGCTTCGAATCAGCCCACGCACTGCGGATCCTCGAAGAGGTCCATGTCTGCGTCAGGACGCACTTCCCGATAGCGTTCGAGCACGCCACGATCCAACTGGAGAGCCCGTCCGTGCATCGAGGTGAATCCGAACGTCCCTTGCACACCTAG
- a CDS encoding ArsR/SmtB family transcription factor → MTINTIPAEPQFEVADSHAALFHALAEPTRLALLQHLSTGEHRVRDLVEHMHLAQSTVSKHLSCLRDCGLVTARTEGRASWFALADLSRLKDLLEVADDLLDTSGTTLSLKNHRNHENLEDGDL, encoded by the coding sequence ATGACGATCAATACGATCCCGGCCGAGCCTCAGTTCGAGGTGGCAGACAGTCATGCCGCGCTCTTCCACGCTCTCGCCGAACCCACACGCTTGGCTCTCCTCCAGCACCTCTCGACCGGTGAGCACCGAGTCCGCGACCTTGTCGAACACATGCACCTTGCCCAGTCGACCGTCAGCAAGCATCTCTCGTGCCTGCGCGACTGCGGCCTGGTCACCGCACGCACCGAAGGCCGCGCATCCTGGTTCGCCCTCGCCGATCTGTCCCGACTGAAGGACCTGCTCGAGGTGGCGGACGATCTGCTCGACACCTCCGGGACGACACTGTCCCTGAAGAACCACCGCAACCACGAGAACCTCGAGGACGGGGACCTCTGA
- a CDS encoding copper resistance CopC family protein, with amino-acid sequence MTADTTAARRTTGAAVRIMLASLVGLLAAVLMPMAVPTLLPAASAHDTLISSSPATGESLEQAPEALELTYSDEVLNLSPVVRLTTSAGEEIFTETPTVSGSKATINLPPLPADDYQVLWRVVSSDGHPIEGTVDFTVTVGAETTAAADSGAVEPTESEEPTAGTDEPSTEATAVEQAEAPQSEGGLPLGLIVGGLALLLVLAVIGAIIVRLRRSPGHGTD; translated from the coding sequence ATGACGGCGGACACGACTGCTGCTCGCAGAACCACCGGGGCGGCGGTGCGGATCATGCTGGCAAGCCTGGTCGGGCTGCTCGCCGCCGTGCTGATGCCGATGGCGGTGCCCACCCTGTTGCCCGCAGCATCGGCGCACGACACCTTGATCTCCTCGAGCCCGGCAACGGGCGAAAGCCTTGAGCAGGCTCCCGAGGCGCTCGAGCTCACCTACAGCGATGAGGTTCTCAACCTCTCTCCGGTCGTGCGACTGACCACCTCCGCCGGCGAGGAGATCTTCACCGAGACGCCCACCGTGTCCGGCAGCAAGGCCACGATCAACCTGCCGCCGCTGCCCGCCGATGACTACCAGGTCTTGTGGCGTGTCGTCTCCTCGGACGGTCATCCGATCGAGGGCACGGTCGACTTCACCGTCACGGTCGGTGCCGAGACCACGGCCGCAGCAGATTCTGGAGCGGTGGAGCCGACGGAGAGCGAGGAGCCGACCGCCGGGACGGACGAACCGAGCACGGAAGCCACCGCTGTCGAGCAGGCAGAGGCTCCGCAGAGTGAGGGCGGCCTGCCCCTCGGCCTGATCGTCGGCGGCCTCGCCCTGCTCCTGGTGCTCGCCGTCATCGGCGCGATCATCGTCCGCCTGCGCCGCAGCCCCGGTCACGGCACCGACTGA
- a CDS encoding cytochrome c oxidase assembly protein has translation MTSTRTRILVVGAAAPWALLWTVIAAAMAGAPVSMELIDAGPVVRWGLPIVDALGDLVGAATVACLVLALVVLPRRTGPSASEADQDRATVSRFHPAYERALDIGMGLAMVWSMLLVVRMVLGYALAAGQAPFSPRFGSDLLMYITRLELGQYQLAGAVFVAAASTMLIVVRSRTGLLIALSLVFATLVTKSMTGHAAGQTSHEAATSAMIVHLVAAGVWLGGLALLLLLVGRLGARLTDAAERFSVLALACYGALAASGIASALVRLSAPLDLVTTAYGWILVLKTVLLVLLGGAGWWQRRRVLVRLRASDRRRDFLWLAAGEVFLIAAATGLGAALSNTAPPVPDEPEPVASTAEALTDYPLPAPPELTTLLTTWRVDVAGMALALGLAVIYLWVRMRRPVTGTGARPWPVGRTLAWVAGCAVIVWVTSGAPGVYAPVQFSVHLGQHALLALVAVPLLVAGRFGDLVRERISPRSDGSAGLREIVDWRPGSRVGQWLAHPAVLALLGSAGFAAIYLTPALGAGLHTAPGRLVILTAVLVAGAAVALPFQGRALGGGTVAGVERWMALAVGAGILAALALLLVLALPVVELDWFAVMGRTWGADALGDQRLGGWMLLAMVLVLAVLHGALIARSHRCSEGLSAGRDAEARQRARSAP, from the coding sequence GTGACCTCGACGCGCACCAGGATTCTCGTCGTGGGTGCTGCGGCGCCGTGGGCTCTGCTGTGGACGGTGATCGCGGCCGCCATGGCGGGAGCTCCGGTCTCGATGGAGCTGATCGATGCCGGCCCGGTGGTGCGGTGGGGATTGCCGATCGTCGATGCCCTCGGTGATCTGGTCGGTGCCGCCACCGTGGCGTGCCTCGTGCTGGCGCTCGTCGTGCTGCCCCGCCGTACGGGGCCATCCGCTTCGGAGGCTGATCAGGATCGCGCTACCGTGTCTCGGTTTCATCCGGCGTACGAGCGAGCGCTCGACATCGGCATGGGTCTGGCAATGGTGTGGTCGATGCTGCTGGTCGTCCGGATGGTCCTTGGCTACGCCCTGGCGGCGGGCCAGGCGCCCTTCTCTCCGCGCTTTGGCTCCGATCTCCTGATGTACATCACCCGGCTCGAGCTCGGTCAGTACCAGCTCGCCGGCGCGGTGTTCGTCGCTGCTGCCTCGACGATGCTGATCGTCGTGAGGTCCCGCACGGGACTCCTGATCGCGCTGAGCCTGGTGTTCGCGACGTTGGTGACGAAGTCGATGACGGGGCATGCCGCGGGGCAGACCTCTCACGAAGCGGCCACGAGCGCGATGATCGTGCACCTCGTGGCTGCCGGAGTGTGGCTCGGCGGCCTGGCGCTGCTCTTGCTGCTCGTGGGGCGGCTCGGAGCACGACTCACGGATGCCGCCGAACGGTTCAGTGTCCTGGCGCTTGCCTGTTACGGAGCGTTGGCCGCCAGCGGGATCGCCTCTGCCCTGGTCCGCCTCTCCGCGCCTCTGGATCTCGTGACCACGGCGTACGGCTGGATCCTCGTGCTGAAGACGGTGCTGCTGGTGCTGCTGGGTGGCGCGGGCTGGTGGCAGCGCCGACGGGTGCTGGTCCGGTTGCGCGCCTCGGATCGCCGGAGAGATTTCCTGTGGCTCGCCGCGGGGGAAGTCTTCCTGATCGCCGCGGCGACCGGACTCGGTGCCGCGCTGTCGAACACGGCGCCTCCGGTGCCGGACGAGCCCGAACCGGTCGCCTCGACGGCTGAGGCGCTGACCGACTACCCCCTGCCCGCTCCGCCTGAGCTGACGACGCTGCTGACGACCTGGCGTGTGGACGTCGCCGGAATGGCACTGGCCCTCGGTCTCGCTGTCATCTACCTCTGGGTGAGGATGCGCCGCCCTGTGACGGGCACGGGCGCGCGTCCCTGGCCCGTGGGCAGGACGCTGGCGTGGGTCGCAGGGTGTGCGGTCATCGTCTGGGTGACGAGTGGGGCACCGGGCGTGTATGCGCCGGTGCAGTTCTCCGTGCACCTGGGCCAGCACGCTCTGCTTGCTCTGGTGGCAGTGCCTCTGCTGGTCGCCGGTCGTTTCGGTGACCTCGTGCGGGAACGGATCTCTCCTCGGTCGGATGGTTCTGCGGGTCTGCGCGAGATCGTCGACTGGAGGCCCGGCTCTCGCGTGGGTCAGTGGCTTGCGCATCCGGCGGTGTTGGCGCTGCTCGGCTCGGCAGGATTCGCGGCGATCTACCTGACACCGGCTCTCGGTGCGGGATTGCATACTGCGCCGGGCCGACTGGTCATCCTCACAGCTGTCCTGGTGGCCGGTGCTGCCGTGGCGCTGCCGTTCCAGGGCAGGGCGCTGGGCGGTGGCACGGTCGCTGGAGTGGAGCGCTGGATGGCACTTGCCGTCGGGGCCGGCATTCTTGCCGCGTTGGCGCTTCTGCTGGTGCTGGCGCTCCCCGTCGTGGAGCTCGACTGGTTCGCGGTCATGGGGCGGACCTGGGGTGCCGATGCGCTCGGGGATCAACGGCTGGGTGGCTGGATGCTGCTGGCGATGGTGCTGGTGCTGGCGGTCCTGCACGGCGCACTGATCGCGCGTTCACACCGATGCAGCGAAGGTCTCTCGGCCGGTCGTGACGCTGAGGCGCGGCAGCGAGCTCGCTCAGCCCCTTGA
- a CDS encoding cadmium resistance transporter translates to MILASVLQAIGLFIATNIDDIIVLSLFFARGAGQRGTTARILAGQYLGFAGILGAAVLVTIGAGAFLPSAAIPYFGLIPLGLGLWAAWQAWRGDDDDDDDDAKVAGKKVGVWTVAGVTLANGGDNIGVYTPVFLSVEPLAVVAYCIVFLALVAVLVVLAKFVATRPPIAEVLERWEHILFPIVLIGLGIVILVSGGAFGL, encoded by the coding sequence ATGATCCTCGCCTCCGTCCTGCAGGCGATCGGCCTGTTCATAGCGACCAACATCGACGACATCATCGTGCTCTCCCTCTTTTTCGCCCGAGGTGCGGGCCAGCGCGGCACCACCGCCCGCATTCTGGCCGGGCAGTACCTCGGGTTCGCCGGCATCCTCGGTGCCGCGGTCCTGGTGACCATCGGCGCCGGAGCGTTCCTCCCATCGGCAGCCATCCCGTACTTCGGCCTCATCCCTCTGGGCCTCGGCCTCTGGGCCGCGTGGCAGGCATGGCGCGGAGACGATGACGACGATGATGACGACGCCAAGGTTGCCGGCAAGAAGGTCGGCGTGTGGACCGTCGCAGGCGTCACCCTTGCCAACGGCGGTGACAACATCGGTGTCTACACCCCGGTCTTCCTGAGCGTGGAGCCTCTCGCAGTGGTCGCTTACTGCATCGTCTTTCTCGCGCTCGTCGCGGTCCTGGTGGTGCTGGCCAAGTTCGTCGCCACCCGCCCACCGATCGCCGAAGTCCTCGAACGTTGGGAGCACATCCTCTTCCCCATCGTTCTCATCGGCCTCGGCATCGTCATCCTCGTCAGCGGCGGAGCCTTCGGCCTTTGA
- the cmtR gene encoding Cd(II)/Pb(II)-sensing metalloregulatory transcriptional regulator CmtR, with product MLTIASRLDVMNRLGRALADPTRSRIILTLLDHPAYPAELARDLDLTRPNVSNHLACLRDCGIVVAELEGRRTRYEIADSHLAQALTALVDATLAVDEHAPCVDSACSVPGCDAAGEGA from the coding sequence ATGCTGACTATTGCTTCACGTCTCGACGTGATGAACCGCCTGGGTCGCGCACTGGCCGACCCCACTCGATCCCGGATCATCCTGACTCTGCTCGACCATCCCGCTTACCCGGCGGAACTGGCCCGAGATCTGGATCTGACGCGCCCCAACGTGTCCAATCACCTTGCGTGCCTTCGGGACTGCGGGATCGTGGTCGCCGAGCTCGAGGGTCGTCGGACACGGTATGAGATTGCCGATTCCCATCTGGCGCAGGCTCTGACAGCACTGGTCGATGCCACCCTCGCGGTGGACGAGCACGCTCCGTGCGTCGATTCCGCCTGCTCTGTTCCCGGATGCGATGCAGCAGGTGAGGGCGCATGA